The genomic DNA ATGaagtcttttcctctctctctctctctctctctctctctctctctctctctctctctctcctgtgaaaTGGAGGACAATAGTATTTTCTTTGGGGATGACAAAAAGAATTAGAACATAAGTGGACATAAGTTACTCACACAGTGTGTTGAATGTCATGGAACACTAGGCAAATGGTTGCAATGTATTgtcactgtcatcatcatcatcatcgtcgtcATCGTCGTCTTTGTTGTTATAAAGATGTCATCATAATGTTCCAAACATGCATAATGAAATTATCTCCTGCTTAATTGAATCAGGAGATTCCCTAATCTTCCTAAACACTCTTATCAGTGTCTCTAATTCCTACAGAGAGCAAACAATTAACAACATAGCTGGACATCAACACTCCACTTGGGAGTTATTCCTTTGGAGCTCAGAACCTATTTTTCCCATAAACAAAATGGTATTAAAGTAGTGGTTGGATTCTAAGTGATAAAAAGCTCCCACTTAATTAATTAAGTTTCTGAAAATTGGTACAGTCACAGTACAAAAGGCTGCAAAGCCTTGTCTTTTTGcactataaaaaatattttatacataatttcttttatttctcatgaATGTTGCTTATAGAACATTCTTCTCACAGAAGGAGAATTTAGCAAAAAGTTAAGTAAGGAGTACCAAGATGCTTCTGAGAGTGCGTTCAAGGGCTCTGGAATGATCGAGTCGCAGAGCTGTGATACGAAAACCACTAGAGCAAAATGCAAGCGTGAATCAGTGCCTTGACCAGTGCAGAGAGAGTTGAGAAACACCCAAACAGCACACTCACCATGACAGCGCATGGTCACAGGATAAGAAAGGAAGTGACATTACAGAAAAGGATGCAGGTGGCTGAGGGTCACTGGGGTGAAGGTGAGAAATTACTGTCTTACAAAGCAAAAAAATGGTCATCATGGCCTGAAAGGATCCTGTGCCTTTAACATGATGGCCCAGAGATTTGACCAGGATTCTAGGCTGATTGCAACCACTGATCAATTCTTGCAGCCTCTGACTAAACAGATGCCTCTGTTCCCTCGCTTTCAAACAAATGTGACATTGTGTTTCTCAAAGCACTCCTGTGCTGGAACACTCATTTCCTGTCATTACTCTGAGGACAGACCTGTTACTGATCCAATCCTTCTCAGGTTAGTTATTTCTGTTATGGTTGTCCTGGGGCCTCCTCTACCTAGTCCCAGGGCTACTTTCCCTTGTGATCTTGTGATCCTCACTTTGCCTAAAGGACTAAGCCCTCAGTCCTAACCCCCTTaccctgaaaacatacagagCCCCATCCTGCTCTACTCTTCCTAAATAATTCAGCCATGGATTTATTGCTGCTTTTTCAAAAGATAAGTGCTGTGGCTAAAGGCTTTGAAGATTATCCTGACTTTTGCAACATCTATCTTTGAGGTTGGAATGGTTTCAGCCAACCTTGGACCCTATAATCTCCCAAACTGTGGCCTTGATTTTATCTCTGACATTCTGAATCTTGGCCTAAATTCCAAGAGCTCAGCCAAGGACACATCCGGAATTACCAAGGAAGCCTTCAGTGAGACAAActgcttccctctcctccccattaTCTCCCAGTACCCCATGATTCTCGCCTTGTTGCCCACAGAAGACCCCAGAGTCTTCCAACCAAATGCAAAATCAGATACTCCAGAGTTTCTCAAGTAAAACCAACATGCAGCCTATAAAATcttcaaaggaaaacaatgagTTGTCTAGGATAATTGACTCACCCTGAACAAAACAAGGTCTTCCTCAACAAGAGAGTCAGCTCCAGTTTATATCTTGAGTCAGAGATCAAGGTTTGAACGTCAGACCAAGCAGTAGATACCCTGAACGTCCTTGCTCTTGGATTTTCATGTGGTTGCTCATTTCTAAATTGTTCCTCCAATTTTCAACCCCGAAAGAAGAACTTGAAGAAACTTGAGGCGATAAAGTTCCTGAAACAACACCTCACACATGATCCATGTGCAAAAGACTTTTCCTTATGCCCAGCCTGTTTTTTGGGACAATCAGAGTCGAAAAGAACAGACGTGAAGCTCGTGATTGAGACAGGTAATGGGCACACAGGCAATCGAATGAATAGAATTCTCCCTTCAGCTTCCTCTTCCAACTCTGGTGTGAAGCAGATTACGATATCCAAAAACATTGCACTAAGTTCTTTCTCAGATTTGTGGGAAGCTTTGAATGGCAAAGTATGACCTTTCAACCATAACTCTTACATTGTTCTTTTAATAAGAATAATTAACtcgggagggggaggggtggagaggaaggaggtgggaaggggtgaagggaaggggggaggagaaaaaggacagagacagggaggaatagaggagggcaagaaaggagatgccttgatagagggagacagtacaggattggagagaggtctgggacaggggaaatgttaggagatccacaaggatgaccccaactaagagtctaggcaatggtggagaggctgcctttgatgcccttcccctataatgagactgatgactacctggttaccattcctagagccttcatccagtagctgattgaagcaaaaacaggcacccacagctaagcattgaaccatagtcctggaatccaattgtggagaggtaggagggatgagcaaaggagccaagacagtgctggagaaacatgcagaaacagttgacctgacctagtgagagcacggagaccttagttgtaaagctgggaaccagcattggaccaagcccactgaatgtgggtgccagctaggaggctaagacagtctataggacctctaacagtggagtcagtgtttatccctagtgcacaaatggactttgggagcccattccctatggagggacactattgcagcccagatacagcaaggaggacctaggcccttccccaagtgatatgacagactttgactgtcccccatggagggcctcactgtccctggggaggaggtggaggggagTTGGGGGATCTTGGTGGTGAatattggaggatgggagggagagggcaagAGGGTAGATATGtgaatatgagtgcctctaaataaaaaaacaaataaataaataaaggggaaaggggaaggaggagaccGGCttccagagacagaagcagcaggagagaggagagaggaaagtagagagagagagagagagagagagagagagagagaagcagacaatgggaaagaaagaaagagagaaggatgggaggtaggcaggaccttttaaaaagggaacatagtgaatatgtacaggtggctgcagctgagggcgtatcctgtcagaaccccaagggcagacAGGTACAGATTCCTGAATACCACTAACTCTGTGTATGGGGGAACTGAAAGAAATTCCTTGTAATGGGATGGATGGTGTTAATCTATGTCTTTAATTCCACATGTTGGGTTTTTGTGAAATTGAAAGCACCAGCgttttgtgtctgtatgtttaGGGAAGTAATGTCTTCTTTGTTAATTATTCCCTTGATTAGAATGAAGTCTTCTTGATCTCTTTTGTTCAGTTTTGGTTTTAACTCTATTCTATTCTTTTAGGTATTAGGATAGcaatgcctgtttgttttttggttccaTTGGATTGATTGCTTTTGTCCATCCTTTCACTTTAATGTTGTACCTATTTTTAAAGCTAAGATATTTGACAACatataaatagattttatttcttggttcaaaaaaaaaaagaagaatgaactCAGTACTCTAGCGACCTTTACAtacatcataaaaagaaaaatagattattGTATCTTTAAGCTTCCAAAATTTTCTCAAATGTTATTTaccatgtaatttttaaaatggataaTTGTATCCTTAAGCTTCCAAATTTTTCTCAAACGCAATTTAAATTACTGATCAAAATTTATAGATGTACTTTATACATCACATATAagatttacataaaatttatattttaaaatactaccaTGACAACATTGCTCTTTGCTGTTGAATTGAGGCTAGCATCTATCTTTGGGAGCTAACAGGAGCTATAGTTCACAAGTCATTGCCTGCATGGCTTTATTGTCTAATCATCCACAAGTTTCCTATTCTGAGCCTCATTCACTATTACTTGAAAAGAAAGAGATTATTAACATCCCATTAGGTTTCATGCCTCTGTCTACTCAACAGAGATGTTGACAGCTACTAGTAGATAGGAAGATTAGAAGGATGTATGAAAACAAGACCGCTTTGGTTACATTTAAGGATGTTGAGACTAATGCTGTATTGTCAAAGAGCCTTCAAATTCCATAATCGCAGTACTATGGACAGGTAACTCGAAGCTGCTTCTCTCGGATTATACTCCAGCTCTATGCAGGCTTTATGCTAGACGAGTTCATAAGACCGTTGCCATGTGTATTTAATGTATAGGATGCCAACGATCGAAATCTGCTGGAATTTTATCCCCCATCAAATCAGAGACATGGCACACAGAGGAATACTAAATTGAATTaatcaacacatacacacagtaattCAGTGTTGTACCATCCTAAAGCCAAGAGGTACAGTGTGTAGATCAGTGGATTCACTAGGAGAATTCACAGAACTCAGTATATAGTTGGGGCTATGGGTTATTTCAGTGAAAAGATGCAAAGGAAAGTTAGGATAGGGAAGGatctgggaaaaaataaaacatgcacaAGCTTCCAAGAAATGCATTGATCTTCTAATGCCAATGTGAGATGTGTTAGAGACTGTGCCTACAGACTCATGTTGGGAGCTGGTTGTACGATTACAGTCTGCACCAAAGTCCTAGGCTCCTAGAAGGAAAGCAGATGTTCAGCACAAGTCACATTGTTTATAATAACAGTTCAGAAACACTACATCACTTTTATCAGGCCCCGCTGATACCAGTTTCTGGCCATAAACTGAGCTCTAACCTTGAAAGCAGGTCTTCTGAGCAATGACATTCTAAGGGCTGGTGTATTAACTTTCCTATGCAAAGAGAATTATGAACAAGCAATTGCAAGATAGTCAGATGTTAAATAAGTAATTCATTGGCCTGGggttttttcagttttgttttttattgttgttgatgttgctgttgttgctttgaCACATCAGCGAGCTAAAGGGGTAAATTAAATATGGTTGCTGAATTTTGTCAGATTAACTCAGCACCTCAGGAGCTTCCTGCCCATCCACTGACAAGATTACTCTATAGATGAAGTAAGTTCATTTCCTCTTCCTAACCTCCATCTAAAGCTTCCACATCCCAGGGACCCTGGATTTTGTCACAGAACTTCTGTTTAGCCTTTTAGGTAGGAATTATATGGTACTTCTCCGTTAGACTTTCTCAGACTTTTTCCTGGTTCCAGTTACTCGCAGGCCAGTTCTGCTTCATGTCTACCCCAGGCAAGATATTCAGCACCCCATATTTTCATTTGGCTTTTTCGTCCTTTTCCATTCCATTCCAGACTGAAGAGTGAGTTTCTGAGACGTATACCTTTCCCTCAGCCAATAAGCTAAAAGTCCTTTGGTTTCTACTTTTAGGCTGAGGGTAATTTTAACACTGTTGTCTCCTAAAGTACAGTTGGCTAGAGCTTTAGAGATCTCATTTCCCATCCTTTTCTTCCAGAATCTTCTCATGTAAGAGCCCTGAATTCTGTGACCAACCCCAGTGTCTACAGCATCTTTGCAGTTATTGATCTTACTGCCCTTGCTCCTATTTGAGAAGTTACTGATGACCCCTAAACTCTGCCTTCTTcactctttctgtgtgtttgcatCAGAAGTACCATGGACCATTGCAGGGTTTGGATCATTGATGGCAATACTTGGAAACACGATGTGTTTGGCCAAGAGGTAGAAGGTGGTGACATTTTGGCAACATGTCCAATCACACAGTCAAGgagcaatcaaaaaaaaaataaacaaattgctTTCATCCTTGGGTAATTCAGACATCCTGGGGTTCCTGGAAACTCCCTGGACACTAATACAAGTTcagacctgattttttttttcacacagtgATATGAAGCCAAATGAAAGTAATGCCACTGAGACACAAGCTaagaaggcaggcaggaggaGGCAGGTCCTGGAAAGGGGCAAGTGAAGTGATATGGACACATAGAGACACGAGGAGTGCAAAGAAACTTCTGTTACATGAAGATCCCAGCCACCTGCAAGGAAATGAGAAAGCAAGAGACAATTGGAGGAGGTTGCAATCTCTTAAGATGTGGTACAGCCTCAACCAGATCTAATGCAGGGAATGCAGAACATTAGACGCAGACATGGTAGATATCTAGAAGACCAAATAATCTGGTGTTGGGAGTGGCCAGGAAGAGGCTGGAGGTCTTCTGATTTGGGGGTCATCAGTAAATACACTCAGTTAAAGAACACcaaaatatatatgttacatCTAAACAGCTTCATACTCTGGGCTCCCTTTATCCTCCCTTTTATGCCCAAAGTGTCCTCACtgggtttgttctgtttttttgttttttttccagaaatgtcTTTGGTGTCTTTGGCAGACTTTAAGGCGCATGCACAAGAACACCTATCTAAGTTATCGTGGGACTTTATTGAAGGAGAAGCTGATGAGGGCATCACATACAATGACAACATTGCGGCATTTAAAAGGTCTTCCCTTTATCCTTTCTGTTGTTACTCTAATATGCACTGCTTGAGAGCTCCTGAGATGGCAACAGTTCCGGTGTCTGCCTTCAGAGAACACAGCATACACAGGAAAATGGCTGGCTTCTGTGTTGTTTCATCATGGTGTGGGGATAAGGCATAGGGAGCGGGGCAGAAGTTTTATAGAGAGAATCTGTCTTAGATCTAGGGCAAGTGGGTTATCAGTTCTCCGTATGCCAGCAACTTTGTAACATGTAAAGATGGAACAAGCCAACAGGGGTGCCTGACAGAGAAACCTGCATGCTGATCTGGAGCTCCTGGGCTCCTAAAGCTGCTGCCTTGGAGGAGAAACATGTGAAGGAGGGGAAAGGACTCAAATTTGGAGCAAATGAGATCAAAGGGTGTTTAGGCATAATAGAAGGTTGCTTCAGGTGAGAATTGGACTTGAAAATTAAGGGTTGGAGCATATGTCAACAAACAAGAGCTATAGCCAACTTTCTATTTGTCATAAAATAGTGTTTTAGATGTCATTTGTGAATTGCCCTACTGCCCTAAAGCAGTGTATAAGTCAATGAATTAGTTTTCTGGGGTGACAGGAGGGGAGTGGTCTATGATAAGATTGTTTTTTAggattttttaattgttttgtcaATCTTTCTGGTGGCACCTaaagtcccttccttccttttctttccctttgctgATAAAGACTAAATTAACCATCTAAGCACTGAATGGCAAGTCACAGAGGCAGGACTGTCACAGCAAGACAGAGGCTAAAGTGGACTTAGGAGTTGCTGGGTTAATGTAGGGAAATGGTTTATTGGCAATTAGCCTCCTCTTGAATTGAACCTACACTGCTAATCACAAAGGGCTCAGAGATCTAAGCCTGCTCAGATCAGCATTGGGAGTCAGGCTCCCAGCTGCAGACAGGAAGTATCACCATGCTAGAGAATAATCTACCTTATTGTCTAGTGCAGAATCCGCCTCCGCCCCCGATACCTGAGAGACGTGTCAGAGGTAGACACCAGGACCACAATCCAAGGGCAGGAGATCGAGGCCCCCATCTGCATCTCACCCACCGCTTTTCACTCTATTGCCTGGCCAGATGGAGAAAGGAGCACAGCCAGAGGTAAGAATCATCCCACTTGAAGGCTCCCTTTCCAGAAGGCTAGAAGTAAGTGTGAGGCCTCACCCAGAGAAGTGTCAGGGGGCATCAAGGCTTCTTACAAAATGGCCTTAAGGGCATTAATCTCATTGGAATTAAGAGCAGTGACAAAGCTAGACAGTGGtatgaatgtctttaatcccagcacttaggaggcagagacaggaggatctctgtaaatttaagaccagcctggtctacagagcgagtttcaggacagccaaaactacacaaagaaaccctgtcttgaaaaaaaaaatattagtagCAAAGGGATTGCTTAAGGCATCATTTGCATAACATTGCATGTATATactgtaaaaaaagaaatacatgcatTGGCCACTAATTTAGCTTCATGGTGATATTAACCTACTGGGGAGACACACTGACATGATGAAAGcaggaaatgagaaaagataaTTCAATAGCCACGACAAACATTACTACCTTTTCCATTTGACAAATAAAGGAACTAATAAAACCACATAGAAAAGGAGGAATGGGACTCAGTCTTCTCAGTCTTTTCCAATATTTGCTCACGATTTTGCAGTGGAGCAACATTCCAGTCTCTACATCACCTCTCCTCCACCAAGAAATCCATAGGGTGTTTTCTTTCCTACCCAACAGGTATCACACACCTGACAGCAATTCTGGGGATTCAATAGCATCCCGTGTTAGATCTTCATTATGGGAAACAAGACTTACAGAGCAGCTTACACAGAAGAGAACACAAACACTAGGTCTCTCCATTAAACCAAACACTCTCTCATCCTGCCCTGTGGGGAAGTAGAATGGACTTGGGCTTTCACTACACTCACTGGGCAACCACCAGGGAGGCTAGTTCAAACAACTTTACCTTCCAAACTGGGTCACACCCTCTGCTTTGCAGCTGCTCAAGAAGCCAACGTCTGCTATATCACCAGCACTTATGCCAGTTGTACCCTAGAGGACATTGTTGCTGCTGCCCCCAGAGGCTTCCGATGGTTCCAGCTCTATGTGCAGTCAGACTGGGAGCTCAACAAACAGCTGATTCGGAGAGCAGAAGGCCTGGGTTTCAAAGCTTTGGTGATCACTGTAGATGTACCAGTAACTGGCAAAAGGAGGCGGGACATAAGAAACCAACTGAATTTAGAGGCAAACATAATGCTGAAGGACCTCCGGTCACCTGAAGCGGTGAGAAAGATGTCACACTGAAAGGGCATTACTTACAAGAAGTGTTTAGGCCATGTAGAGACCATTAttgtccctccctcttttccttcctcctcttgtctctccttccttccctcatccagcccctcccttctctctcatgCCTTCTTTTCCACAAATATTTCCCCCTGCCTGCCTTAGTGTGGCAGACACTAGAGGGGTAGCCGTTAAAGTGGATGACCCGGTTTCAGCTGCCCAAGCTTCCAGGCAGAACTTAAGGCTCCCCTCGCTGAAGCTGCTCAGA from Cricetulus griseus strain 17A/GY chromosome 1 unlocalized genomic scaffold, alternate assembly CriGri-PICRH-1.0 chr1_0, whole genome shotgun sequence includes the following:
- the Hao2 gene encoding hydroxyacid oxidase 2, coding for MSLVSLADFKAHAQEHLSKLSWDFIEGEADEGITYNDNIAAFKRIRLRPRYLRDVSEVDTRTTIQGQEIEAPICISPTAFHSIAWPDGERSTARAAQEANVCYITSTYASCTLEDIVAAAPRGFRWFQLYVQSDWELNKQLIRRAEGLGFKALVITVDVPVTGKRRRDIRNQLNLEANIMLKDLRSPEAGNSTQSAKFHMSLPSRSFCWNDLSLLQSITQLPIILKGILTKEDAELAVKHNVQGIFVSNHGGRQLDEVPASIDALTEVVAAVKGKVEVYMDGGVRTGNDVLKALALGAKCIFLGRPIIWGLACKGEHGVKEVLNILKEEFQTSMVLSGCRSVAEISPDLIQFSRL